CAAGTGGGCGCTGGAAGGCTGGAGCGAAAGCTTATCGTTTGAGTTACGCCAATTCGGGATTGGCATCAAAAACATAGAGCCAGGCTTGGTAGCAACAGAGATAGGGGATAAAGGGGTAATCGTTTCGCACCCGGAGTATGACGAGCTAGCGAACAAATTCTTCGCGGCCATCAGCTCTCCTAGCGGCGTAGTTTCTACCTCTGAGCAAATTGCGGAAGTGGTGTACGAAGCCGCTACCGATGACACCGATACCTTGCGCTACGTGTGTGGGGAGGATGCGAAAGCCCTGTATGCCCAACGCCTTACCGTAGGTGATGAAGCGTTCAGAAAGGGAGTTATGCAAATGTTTGCAGGGTAACCCGGCAACGAACCTAGGTGCCAGGCTTTCGACCAAGACCTCTTCTGCGGCCATACGTCAGACTCCCTAGGTCCTTCGGCTAAAATCGAAAAAGCCGGCCCCCACAAGGGCCGGCTTTTTGTTGCAAAAGAGGTGTGAAGAGCAAATAACCTTAAGCCGTCATGGCTGCAGCGGCGTGCTGCGTTGGCATCTCAGCATCAACACCTAAGCCCTTGGCAATGGCCATACCCAGGCGGATATCGGCGCGGAACCAGTGGCACAGCTGACGCTGAATGATAAGATCTTTCTTGGGGCCTTCGATGCCACTCATTGATCCTACGATGTTGGTAATGAGATTGGATTGTGCCTCCGGCGACAGCAAACGGAACAAGTTGCCGGGCTGCGTGTAGTGGTCGTCTTCGCCGGGGGCGTTGCGGTCGTAGCGGTCGGCAATGTTAGAGTCAAGGGGCAGTGGGGGCTCGCCTTGGGTCTTGTCTTCCACTGGGCCGTCGAAGCTGTTGGGGAAGTAGTTCGGGCCGGGGCCACCGTTGTCGCCGAGCGCCATTTGGCCGTCACGCTGGTAGTTGCTGAAGCCGAAGGGGCAAGCGTTTACGGGCAGGTGCTCGTAGTTGGCACCTAGGCGGTAACGCTGCGCGTCGGGGTAGCTCAGGATGCGACCTTGCAGCATCTTATCGGGCGAGTAGCTGATACCGTCCACTACGTGAGCGGGGGCGAAAGCTGCTTGCTCGACGTGGGCATGGTAGTTCACCGGCACCTCGTTCAGCTCCAGTACGCCGGCCTCAATCAGCGGGAATTCGCCCTGGGGCCACACTTTCGTGATATCGAAGGGGTTCCAGCGGAAGGTGCGCGCTTGGGCTTCGGTCATCACCTGAATGAACATCTTCCAGCGGGGGAAATTGCCGTTGTCGATGGCGTCCACGAGGTCATGCTGAGCGAAGTCAGCGTCTTCGGCCTTCATCAGGCGCGCTTCTTCGTCGGAGAAGTTCTTCACGCCCTGCTCGGTGCGGAAGTGGAATTTCACCCAGGTGCGCTCATTCTGCGCGTTGATCAGCGAGAAGGTGTGCGAACCATAACCGTGCATGTGGCGGTAGCCATAAGGCGTGCCGCGGTCTGACATCAGGATGGTAACCTGGTGCAGGCTCTCGGGATTCAGGCTCCAGAAGTCCCACATCATCGTGGGCGACTTGCGGTTGGAGCGAGCCTCGCGCTTCTGGGTGTGGATGAAGTCGGGGAACTTCACGGCGTCTTTCACAAAGAACACCGGCGTGTTGTTGCCCACAATGTCCCAGTTGCCATCTTCGGTGTAGAAGCGTAGGGCAAAGCCACGAGGGTCGCGCTCGGTATCAGCCGAACCTTTCTCGCCGCCTACCGTGCTGAAGCGCAGGAAGGTGCGTACTTGGTTGCCCACTTGGCTGAACAGCTTAGCGCGGGTATACTTGGTGATGTCGTGAGTAACGGTGAAGGTGCCGTAAGCGCCTGAGCCCTTGGCGTGTACTACGCGCTCCGGAATCCGCTCGCGGTTGAAGTGCGCTAGCTTTTCCTGCAGGAAGTAGTCTTGCAACAACAGCGGCCCGCGTGGCCCGGCCGAAATCGAGTTTTGGTTGTCGAAAATGGGGCGACCTGAAGCGGTAGTCAGCTTCTTCGGTTGAGTTGATTCTTCCATGCGAGATAAAGGGATAAAGCGTGTAGGGCGGCCGAGAAGCTAGCCAAAGCCGGCTTTCGACTGCACAAAGGTTGAGCTTAAATTTGTATCACGAAAATTGATATTCTTTATCTAAGTATAGCTGGTGATTATATTTGAGCATGAATTTGCAGCAGCTTGAATACATTGTAGCCCTCGACACGCACCGGCAGTTTGTGTTGGCTGCCGAGAAGTGCTTTGTCACCCAGCCAACCCTGAGTATGCAAGTGCAAAAGCTGGAGGAGGAGCTAGGGGTGTTGCTCTTCGACCGAAAGAAGAAAGGGGTGGAGCCCACGGTGGTAGGCGCCAAAGTGGTGCAGCAAGCCCGGCAAGTACTGCGCGAAACCCAGCAATTGCGCGAACTGATCCAAGTAGAAAAAGGCGAGTTGGTCGGCGACTTACGCCTAGGCATCATCCCGACCCTGGCGCCTTATCTGGTACCACTGTTTTTGCTAGACTTAGTAGAGCGCCACCCGCAGCTGCGGGTGCGGGTAGAGGAGTTGCAGAGCGATGCGATTACGCAGCGGCTTAAAGACAACCAGCTCGACGTAGGACTTCTGGTAACGCCGTTGGAAGATAGAGCTTTGCGCGAGGTACCCGTGCTGGAAGAGCCCTTTCTGGCGTACGTTGCCGAAGGCCACCCGCTCTACAGCCAGCCTACCGTGCAGCCGACCGACCTAGCCGCACACGAAATGTGGCTTCTGCAACAAGGCCACTGCTTCCGTCATCAGGTTCTGAACATCTGTACGCCAGCGGCTAATGCGCTGCCGCGCACCTTCAGCTACGAAAGTGGCTCGATCGAGACCCTGAAAGAGCTGGTGCGTCACAACCACGGCTACACGCTGGTGCCTGAGCTATCGGTGTTGCAGGAGCTAGGTAACCCCATGCTCAAGCGCTTCACGGCGCCCGAACCCGTGCGCGAAGTGAGCCTGGTGGTGCACCACAGCTTCGTGCGCACGCCGCTCCTCACTACGTTGCGCGAAATTATTCTCAGCAAAGTGCCGGAGCGGTTGCGCGCCAGCCAAGCCGGGCAGAAGATCCGGTGGCGGTAAATGTGGTCGCTGAATGGCTCAGGCTTAAAACAACTGTACTAACTGTACTAGCTGACAACAGCCAAAACAACACGAGTAACGATGGAGACACGAGTAGGTGTCTCTATATCAGCTAGCGCCGAGTAGCCGAAGAGCTAGATTCTGCGTAGTGGAGCCTATACCCAAAGCCCCACCATGCCCAGCACCGACAGTTCCTTTCCTAATCCGGTTTTCGTTTGCTTACACTATTGGGCCGGGGCCGGCCATGAGTGGGAACAGGTCGCGGATGTACTAGCCCCCGAGTTTGAATGCCTCACCCCCAACCTAGGTGGCTTTGGCGGAGCGCCAGCCCCGAAAGGCGGCCACAGCGTAGCGGCTTACACCGATTCAGTTGCGGCCCTGATCAAGGAGAAGCAGCTCACCAATTTCATCCTGGTTGGCCACAGCATGGGCGGCAAAATTGCGCTAGACCTAGCAGCCCGCCAACCCACTGGCTTGCGCGGCTTGGTGCTGCTTTCGCCCTCGCCGCCCACGCCCGAGCCCATGACGGACGAAGACCGCACCAACTCGCTGCGCGCCTACGGCAATACGGCGGCCGCGCTGGGTAATTTTACCCATATTACGGCCAAGCCGGTCAGCACCGAAATAAAGGCGCAGATCATAGAAGACAACCTGCATAGCACACGCGAGGCTTGGGACGCGTGGCTGCTGCGCGGTAGCCGGGAGGATATCACCAACCGGCTAGGCGACATCAAGGTGCCCTGCACTATTCTCGTTGGGGATGCGGATGCTGTGATGTCGCCTTCGGTGCACGGCCTCGAAACGCTACCGTATCTGCCCGAGGGTACGCATCTGGAAATTATTAGCGGGGCGGGGCACCTATTGCCCTACGAAGCACCCCAGGAAGTGGCGGCGCTGCTGCGAAAGTTCGCGGTTAGTTTGCGCCACTGACTCTAAGCCGCAAAATTTCATCGCGCAATTACTAGGTGAGGTATGTATATCAATTTTGGGCAACGATTGCGCGCGGGGTGGCGTCAGAACTGGCAGCATTACCTCACCGAAGCTGCGGGGGCGGCCTTATTTATTATAGTGGCTAGCCTGATTACAATAGCCGTGAAGCACCCCTCAGCGCCTCTTCATTCGTGGCTCGAGGGACGCGAATACCTAGGTCGTGCGGTGGTGGGGTTGGTAGTGGGCACTTTGGTTGTACTCATGGTG
This Hymenobacter sp. GOD-10R DNA region includes the following protein-coding sequences:
- a CDS encoding LysR substrate-binding domain-containing protein translates to MNLQQLEYIVALDTHRQFVLAAEKCFVTQPTLSMQVQKLEEELGVLLFDRKKKGVEPTVVGAKVVQQARQVLRETQQLRELIQVEKGELVGDLRLGIIPTLAPYLVPLFLLDLVERHPQLRVRVEELQSDAITQRLKDNQLDVGLLVTPLEDRALREVPVLEEPFLAYVAEGHPLYSQPTVQPTDLAAHEMWLLQQGHCFRHQVLNICTPAANALPRTFSYESGSIETLKELVRHNHGYTLVPELSVLQELGNPMLKRFTAPEPVREVSLVVHHSFVRTPLLTTLREIILSKVPERLRASQAGQKIRWR
- a CDS encoding catalase encodes the protein MEESTQPKKLTTASGRPIFDNQNSISAGPRGPLLLQDYFLQEKLAHFNRERIPERVVHAKGSGAYGTFTVTHDITKYTRAKLFSQVGNQVRTFLRFSTVGGEKGSADTERDPRGFALRFYTEDGNWDIVGNNTPVFFVKDAVKFPDFIHTQKREARSNRKSPTMMWDFWSLNPESLHQVTILMSDRGTPYGYRHMHGYGSHTFSLINAQNERTWVKFHFRTEQGVKNFSDEEARLMKAEDADFAQHDLVDAIDNGNFPRWKMFIQVMTEAQARTFRWNPFDITKVWPQGEFPLIEAGVLELNEVPVNYHAHVEQAAFAPAHVVDGISYSPDKMLQGRILSYPDAQRYRLGANYEHLPVNACPFGFSNYQRDGQMALGDNGGPGPNYFPNSFDGPVEDKTQGEPPLPLDSNIADRYDRNAPGEDDHYTQPGNLFRLLSPEAQSNLITNIVGSMSGIEGPKKDLIIQRQLCHWFRADIRLGMAIAKGLGVDAEMPTQHAAAAMTA
- a CDS encoding alpha/beta hydrolase, with protein sequence MPSTDSSFPNPVFVCLHYWAGAGHEWEQVADVLAPEFECLTPNLGGFGGAPAPKGGHSVAAYTDSVAALIKEKQLTNFILVGHSMGGKIALDLAARQPTGLRGLVLLSPSPPTPEPMTDEDRTNSLRAYGNTAAALGNFTHITAKPVSTEIKAQIIEDNLHSTREAWDAWLLRGSREDITNRLGDIKVPCTILVGDADAVMSPSVHGLETLPYLPEGTHLEIISGAGHLLPYEAPQEVAALLRKFAVSLRH